One part of the Roseomonas gilardii genome encodes these proteins:
- the lipB gene encoding lipoyl(octanoyl) transferase LipB produces the protein MVEGRTPYPEALAAMEARAAAIRAGTAGEAVWLVEHPPTYTAGTSATAEGLVDARFPVFKAGRGGQWTYHGPGQRTAYVMLDLTRPHGGIVARDVRAYVHGLEEWIIRALDRFNVKGERREGRVGIWVADPVTRRESKIAAIGVRVTRWVSWHGIALNVEPDLSHFGGIVPCGISEHGVTSLHALGIPATMEEADSALRGAWAEVFG, from the coding sequence GTGGTAGAAGGGCGCACGCCCTATCCCGAGGCGCTGGCCGCCATGGAGGCACGCGCCGCCGCCATCCGCGCCGGCACGGCCGGGGAGGCCGTCTGGCTGGTGGAGCATCCGCCCACCTATACCGCCGGAACCTCCGCCACGGCGGAGGGGCTGGTGGATGCGCGATTCCCCGTCTTCAAGGCCGGGCGCGGCGGGCAATGGACCTATCACGGCCCCGGCCAGCGCACCGCCTATGTCATGCTCGACCTGACCAGGCCGCATGGCGGCATCGTGGCGCGGGACGTCCGGGCCTATGTCCACGGGCTGGAGGAATGGATCATCCGCGCCCTGGACCGTTTCAACGTGAAGGGCGAGCGGCGCGAGGGGCGGGTCGGCATCTGGGTCGCCGATCCGGTGACGCGGCGGGAGAGCAAGATCGCCGCCATCGGCGTGCGGGTGACGCGCTGGGTGAGCTGGCACGGAATCGCGCTGAACGTGGAGCCGGACCTATCGCATTTCGGCGGCATCGTCCCCTGCGGCATCAGCGAGCACGGCGTCACCAGCCTGCACGCGCTGGGCATCCCCGCGACCATGGAGGAGGCCGATTCGGCCCTGCGCGGCGCCTGGGCCGAGGTCTTCGGCTGA
- a CDS encoding NADP-dependent malic enzyme, with product MDEDFRKAALDYHRLPRPGKLSIEPTKRMATQRDLGLAYSPGVAAACEEIAANPETAYDYTTRGNMVAVITNGTAVLGLGAIGALASKPVMEGKAVLFKKFAGIDSVDIEVEERDPQKFIDAVSVLEPSFGAINLEDIKAPECFEIERELRARMKIPVFHDDQHGTAIIVAAAVRNGLLLQGKDISQAKIVASGAGAAALACLNLLVEMGAKRENITVCDIEGVVYEGRTTLMDPYKARYARQTNARKLPDVLAGADVFLGLSAPRVLKAEWLPSMGEKPLILALANPEPEILPEAARAVRPDAIVATGRSDYPNQVNNVLCFPFIFRGALDAGATTINEEMKVAAVEAIARLARIEASEVVAAAYGGQAPVFGPDYIIPKPFDPRLILEIAPAVAKAAAESGVATRPIADLADYRRKLERHVFRSGDLMRPVFEAARKSPQRVAYAEGEDERTLRAVQTVLDEGIAEPVLVGRREVIAAKVQAMGLRMDLEKSVTILDPVADAEVFGPLTDVYTRRAGRRGVPPDAAALNVRTRPTVAAALLLEAGKVDAAIVGGTGEWMRHWHQVNDIIGKDPQVGRAYALTGVITPAGNLFFVDTHLLVEPTAEQVAEMTLLAAQQVHAFGRRPRAALLSHSSFGASQAPSAKKMRDALKLIRAKAPDLMVDGEMHADAALIPAIRDRAVCDSRLEGAANLLVFPNLDSANIAYNLVKAATDGLQIGPMLLGMRKPVHVLVPSVTARGIVNLTALVVAKEVQAQEHA from the coding sequence ATGGACGAGGATTTCCGCAAAGCCGCGCTCGATTACCACCGGCTCCCGCGTCCGGGAAAGCTGAGCATCGAGCCGACCAAGCGAATGGCCACGCAGCGCGATCTCGGACTGGCCTATTCGCCCGGCGTCGCCGCCGCCTGCGAGGAGATCGCGGCGAATCCCGAAACGGCCTACGACTACACCACGCGCGGCAACATGGTGGCCGTGATCACCAATGGCACGGCCGTGCTCGGCCTCGGCGCCATCGGGGCGCTGGCCTCCAAGCCGGTGATGGAAGGCAAGGCGGTCCTCTTCAAGAAGTTCGCCGGCATCGACAGCGTCGATATCGAGGTCGAGGAGCGCGACCCGCAGAAGTTCATCGATGCGGTCTCGGTGCTGGAGCCCTCCTTCGGCGCCATCAACCTGGAAGACATCAAGGCGCCCGAGTGCTTCGAGATCGAGCGCGAGCTGCGCGCCCGGATGAAGATCCCGGTCTTCCACGACGATCAGCACGGCACCGCCATCATCGTCGCCGCCGCCGTGCGCAACGGGCTGCTGCTGCAGGGCAAGGACATCTCCCAGGCCAAGATCGTGGCCTCGGGCGCCGGCGCGGCGGCGCTCGCCTGCCTCAACCTGCTGGTGGAGATGGGCGCGAAGCGCGAGAACATCACCGTCTGCGACATCGAGGGCGTGGTCTATGAGGGCCGCACGACCCTGATGGACCCCTACAAGGCGCGCTATGCCCGCCAGACCAACGCCCGCAAGCTGCCGGACGTGCTGGCCGGGGCCGACGTCTTCCTGGGCCTCTCCGCCCCGCGGGTGCTGAAGGCCGAATGGCTGCCGAGCATGGGCGAGAAGCCGCTGATCCTGGCGCTCGCCAATCCGGAACCCGAGATCCTGCCCGAGGCCGCCCGCGCCGTGCGGCCGGACGCGATCGTGGCCACCGGCCGTTCGGACTACCCGAACCAGGTCAACAACGTCCTCTGCTTCCCGTTCATCTTCCGCGGCGCGCTGGATGCCGGCGCCACCACGATCAACGAGGAGATGAAGGTCGCGGCGGTGGAGGCCATCGCCCGCCTCGCCCGCATCGAGGCCAGCGAGGTGGTGGCGGCCGCCTATGGCGGGCAGGCGCCGGTCTTCGGGCCGGACTACATCATCCCCAAGCCCTTCGACCCGCGCCTGATCCTGGAGATCGCCCCGGCCGTGGCCAAGGCCGCCGCCGAGAGCGGCGTCGCCACCCGCCCGATCGCCGACCTCGCCGATTATCGCCGCAAGCTGGAGCGCCATGTCTTCCGCTCCGGCGACCTGATGCGCCCGGTCTTCGAGGCCGCGCGCAAGTCGCCGCAGCGCGTCGCCTATGCCGAGGGCGAGGACGAGCGCACCCTGCGCGCGGTGCAGACCGTGCTGGACGAGGGGATCGCCGAGCCGGTGCTGGTCGGCCGGCGCGAGGTGATCGCCGCCAAGGTCCAGGCCATGGGTCTGCGCATGGACCTGGAGAAAAGCGTCACCATCCTGGACCCTGTGGCGGATGCGGAGGTCTTCGGGCCGCTCACCGATGTCTACACCCGCCGGGCGGGGCGCCGGGGCGTGCCCCCGGACGCCGCCGCGCTGAACGTCCGCACCCGCCCCACCGTGGCGGCGGCGCTGCTGCTGGAGGCGGGCAAGGTGGACGCGGCCATCGTCGGCGGCACCGGCGAGTGGATGCGCCACTGGCACCAGGTGAACGACATCATCGGCAAGGACCCGCAGGTGGGCCGGGCCTATGCGCTGACCGGCGTCATCACCCCGGCGGGCAACCTGTTCTTCGTGGACACGCATCTGCTGGTGGAGCCCACGGCGGAGCAGGTGGCAGAGATGACGCTGCTCGCCGCGCAACAGGTGCACGCCTTCGGCCGCCGGCCGCGCGCGGCGCTGCTGTCGCATTCCTCCTTCGGCGCCTCGCAGGCCCCTTCGGCCAAGAAGATGCGGGACGCGCTGAAGCTGATCCGCGCCAAGGCGCCGGACCTGATGGTGGATGGCGAAATGCATGCCGATGCCGCGCTGATCCCCGCGATCCGCGACCGCGCGGTCTGCGACAGCCGGCTGGAGGGTGCGGCGAACCTGCTGGTCTTCCCGAACCTCGATTCCGCCAACATCGCCTACAACCTGGTGAAGGCGGCAACCGACGGGCTGCAGATCGGGCCCATGCTGCTGGGCATGCGCAAGCCGGTGCATGTGCTGGTGCCCTCCGTCACCGCCCGCGGCATCGTCAACCTGACGGCGCTGGTGGTAGCCAAGGAGGTCCAGGCGCAGGAGCACGCCTGA
- the galU gene encoding UTP--glucose-1-phosphate uridylyltransferase GalU — MNKPLRKAVLPVAGLGTRFLPATKALAKEMLPVVDKPLIQYAVEEAREAGIEQFCFVTGRGKTAIVEHFDVAYELERTLEERSKTELLEMLRHQSLPPGSITTVRQQIPMGLGHAIWCARAFIGDEPFAILLPDDLMLCETSCTRQLADAYQETGGNVVAIEEVPMSRVKNYGVLDVAEDKGKLVSVKGLVEKPAPEEAPSNLTIIGRYVLMPEVVQYLSRMERGAGGEVQLTDAMAKLIPDQPFHGLRYEGRRFDCGDKGGFLEAQIAFALKRPDLADKVREFLPKYCD, encoded by the coding sequence GTGAACAAGCCTCTTCGCAAGGCTGTCCTGCCCGTCGCGGGCCTGGGCACGCGCTTCCTGCCCGCCACCAAGGCGCTGGCCAAGGAGATGCTGCCCGTCGTCGACAAGCCCCTGATCCAGTATGCGGTGGAGGAAGCCCGGGAAGCGGGTATCGAGCAGTTCTGCTTCGTCACGGGCCGCGGCAAGACGGCCATCGTCGAGCATTTCGATGTCGCCTACGAGCTGGAGCGCACCCTGGAGGAGCGTTCCAAGACCGAGCTGCTGGAGATGCTGCGGCACCAGTCCCTGCCGCCGGGCAGCATCACCACGGTGCGCCAGCAGATCCCGATGGGCCTGGGCCATGCCATCTGGTGTGCCCGTGCCTTCATCGGCGACGAGCCCTTCGCCATCCTGCTGCCCGACGACCTGATGCTCTGCGAGACCTCCTGCACCAGGCAGCTCGCCGATGCCTATCAGGAGACCGGCGGCAACGTGGTGGCGATCGAGGAGGTCCCCATGTCGCGCGTCAAGAACTACGGCGTGCTCGACGTGGCGGAGGACAAGGGCAAGCTGGTCTCCGTGAAGGGGCTGGTGGAGAAGCCCGCTCCGGAGGAGGCGCCCTCGAACCTCACCATCATCGGCCGCTACGTGCTGATGCCGGAGGTGGTGCAGTACCTCTCCCGCATGGAGCGCGGCGCGGGCGGGGAGGTGCAGCTCACCGACGCCATGGCCAAGCTGATCCCCGACCAGCCCTTCCACGGGCTGCGCTACGAGGGCCGCCGCTTCGACTGCGGCGACAAGGGCGGCT
- a CDS encoding J domain-containing protein: MVWIALGSLVLLLALLALRGFASASVTQVRAALLWFGAFLALAVGGLLVVSGRGPMALFLLFTLAPLAWRRWQARRLAASFGATPPPQGAAEDVVETATLSLRIDPATGTMSGTVLRGRHAGCDLAMLRRSQIEEIFADCLENDPDSVPLLEAWIARMQPGDEAEPPRPGAPPMGREEALAVLGLHEDASPDQVRAAYLRLMRVAHPDRGGSDWLAARLNEARDTLLR, translated from the coding sequence ATGGTGTGGATCGCACTCGGCAGCCTCGTGCTGCTCCTGGCGCTGTTGGCGCTGCGCGGCTTCGCCAGCGCCTCGGTGACGCAGGTCCGGGCAGCCTTGCTCTGGTTCGGCGCCTTCCTGGCCCTGGCTGTCGGCGGCCTGCTGGTCGTCAGCGGGCGAGGGCCGATGGCGCTCTTCCTGCTCTTCACCCTGGCGCCGCTGGCCTGGCGCCGGTGGCAGGCCCGGCGCCTGGCGGCGAGCTTCGGCGCCACCCCGCCGCCGCAGGGAGCGGCGGAGGATGTGGTGGAGACGGCGACCCTCTCGCTGCGGATCGACCCCGCCACGGGCACCATGTCGGGAACGGTGCTGCGCGGCCGCCACGCCGGATGCGACCTCGCCATGCTCCGGCGATCACAAATCGAAGAAATTTTTGCTGATTGCCTGGAGAATGATCCGGATAGCGTGCCTCTCCTGGAAGCATGGATTGCCCGGATGCAACCGGGAGACGAGGCGGAGCCGCCCCGTCCCGGCGCGCCTCCGATGGGTCGGGAGGAGGCCCTGGCGGTGCTCGGCCTGCACGAGGATGCCAGCCCCGATCAGGTCAGGGCCGCCTATCTGCGCCTGATGCGGGTGGCCCATCCCGACCGGGGAGGCTCGGACTGGCTGGCGGCACGGCTCAACGAGGCACGCGATACGTTGCTTCGTTGA